One genomic window of Magnolia sinica isolate HGM2019 chromosome 3, MsV1, whole genome shotgun sequence includes the following:
- the LOC131240353 gene encoding UDP-xylose transporter 1-like isoform X2 gives MMADAPGFQLGVIGALVLSVTSSVAIVICNKALISSLGFPFATTLTSWHLMVTFCTLHVAQRFNFFEPKSVDMKTVMLFGVLNGVSIGFLNLSLGFNSIGFYQMTKLAIIPFTVLLETIFLKKQFSKNIKLSLLVLLMGVGIASITDLQLNLLGSILSVLAIATTCVGQIMTNTIQKKLNISSTQLLYQSAPFQAAILFVSGPLVDQCLTKQNVFAYKYSPLVLIFIVLSCLIAVSVNFSTFLVIGKTSPVTYQVLGHLKTCLILAFGYTLLHDPFTERNIIGICVAILGMGLYSYFCTHENKKKQSNELPLASQIKDKESAPLMGHHEKENQEVKKSNGVTTKESLL, from the exons ATGATGGCGGACGCGCCCGGGTTTCAGTTGGGCGTCATCGGTGCTCTAGTCCTTTCAGTGACATCGTCAGTGGCCATTGTCATCTGCAACAAAGCTCTCATCAGCTCGCTCGGCTTTCCATTCG CGACGACGCTGACAAGCTGGCATCTGATGGTCACATTCTGCACCCTACACGTGGCACAGCGCTTCAACTTCTTCGAGCCCAAGTCCGTCGATATGAAGACCGTCATGCTCTTCGGCGTTCTAAATGGCGTGTCCATCGGTTTTCTCAACCTCAGCTTGGGATTCAACTCCATTGGTTTCTACCAG ATGACCAAGCTTGCAATCATTCCTTTTACTGTTTTATTGGAGACCATTTTCCTAAAGAAGCAATTTAG caAAAATATCAAGCTATCTCTTTTAGTTTTACTGATGGGAGTGGGCATCGCATCCATCACTGATCTACAACTCAATCTCCTCGGCTCAATTCTCTCGGTCCTAGCGATTGCGACCACATGTGTTGGTCAGATT ATGACAAACACCATACAGAAGAAGCTGAACATCTCCTCAACGCAGCTGCTCTACCAATCTGCACCGTTCCAAGCGGCCATACTCTTTGTATCGGGCCCACTCGTCGATCAATGCCTCACCAAGCAAAATGTCTTTGCCTACAAATACTCTCCTTTGGTCCTG ATATTCATCGTCCTATCGTGCTTGATCGCCGTCTCAGTGAACTTCAGCACGTTCCTCGTGATCGGGAAGACCTCACCTGTGACATACCAGGTGCTGGGCCATCTGAAAACGTGCCTGATCCTGGCCTTTGGATACACGTTGCTTCATGACCCCTTCACGGAGAGGAACATCATAGGCATCTGCGTCGCTATTTTAGGGATGGGCTTGTATTCCTACTTCTGCACTCACGAGAATAAAAAGAAGCAGAGCAATGAGCTACCCCTCGCATCTCAG ATCAAGGATAAGGAGAGTGCACCGTTGATGGGCCATCAtgaaaaagaaaatcaagagGTCAAGAAATCTAATGGGGTCACAACCAAGGAGTCTCTTCTCTAA
- the LOC131240353 gene encoding UDP-xylose transporter 1-like isoform X1 — protein sequence MMADAPGFQLGVIGALVLSVTSSVAIVICNKALISSLGFPFATTLTSWHLMVTFCTLHVAQRFNFFEPKSVDMKTVMLFGVLNGVSIGFLNLSLGFNSIGFYQMTKLAIIPFTVLLETIFLKKQFSKNIKLSLLVLLMGVGIASITDLQLNLLGSILSVLAIATTCVGQIMTNTIQKKLNISSTQLLYQSAPFQAAILFVSGPLVDQCLTKQNVFAYKYSPLVLIFIVLSCLIAVSVNFSTFLVIGKTSPVTYQVLGHLKTCLILAFGYTLLHDPFTERNIIGICVAILGMGLYSYFCTHENKKKQSNELPLASQIKDKESAPLMGHHEKENQEVKKSNGVTTKESLL from the exons ATGATGGCGGACGCGCCCGGGTTTCAGTTGGGCGTCATCGGTGCTCTAGTCCTTTCAGTGACATCGTCAGTGGCCATTGTCATCTGCAACAAAGCTCTCATCAGCTCGCTCGGCTTTCCATTCG CGACGACGCTGACAAGCTGGCATCTGATGGTCACATTCTGCACCCTACACGTGGCACAGCGCTTCAACTTCTTCGAGCCCAAGTCCGTCGATATGAAGACCGTCATGCTCTTCGGCGTTCTAAATGGCGTGTCCATCGGTTTTCTCAACCTCAGCTTGGGATTCAACTCCATTGGTTTCTACCAG ATGACCAAGCTTGCAATCATTCCTTTTACTGTTTTATTGGAGACCATTTTCCTAAAGAAGCAATTTAG caAAAATATCAAGCTATCTCTTTTAGTTTTACTGATGGGAGTGGGCATCGCATCCATCACTGATCTACAACTCAATCTCCTCGGCTCAATTCTCTCGGTCCTAGCGATTGCGACCACATGTGTTGGTCAGATT ATGACAAACACCATACAGAAGAAGCTGAACATCTCCTCAACGCAGCTGCTCTACCAATCTGCACCGTTCCAAGCGGCCATACTCTTTGTATCGGGCCCACTCGTCGATCAATGCCTCACCAAGCAAAATGTCTTTGCCTACAAATACTCTCCTTTGGTCCTG ATATTCATCGTCCTATCGTGCTTGATCGCCGTCTCAGTGAACTTCAGCACGTTCCTCGTGATCGGGAAGACCTCACCTGTGACATACCAGGTGCTGGGCCATCTGAAAACGTGCCTGATCCTGGCCTTTGGATACACGTTGCTTCATGACCCCTTCACGGAGAGGAACATCATAGGCATCTGCGTCGCTATTTTAGGGATGGGCTTGTATTCCTACTTCTGCACTCACGAGAATAAAAAGAAGCAGAGCAATGAGCTACCCCTCGCATCTCAG ATCAAGGATAAGGAGAGTGCACCGTTGATGGGCCATCAtgaaaaagaaaatcaagagGTCAAGAAATCAAATGGGGTCACAACCAAGGAGTCTCTTCTCTAa